One Myxococcota bacterium DNA segment encodes these proteins:
- the ychF gene encoding redox-regulated ATPase YchF yields MALRCGIVGLPNVGKSTLFNALTDSRIAAENYPFCTIEPNSGVVPVPDPRLAALDALVHSARVVPATVEFVDIAGLVRGAAQGEGLGNKFLAHIRETHAVLHVVRCFDDSEVVHVDGAPNPLRDVETIETELALADLETAERRAERARKVGKSGDKEAQAEAAFFGALVEHLSAGKPARTVSVPESIAKAFRETNLLTAKPVLYVANVDEAGLADGNEYSRALESLAERSGGGTVRICAKVEAELLELDPEERRVFLADLGVDAAGLERLIRATYQLLDLVSYFTAGPKEVRAWTIRRGTKAPQAAAEIHTDFERGFVRAEVISYGDYVACKGEQGAKEKGLMRVEGKDYVVQDGDVVFFRIAT; encoded by the coding sequence ATGGCGCTCCGCTGCGGCATCGTCGGGCTCCCGAACGTCGGCAAGAGCACGCTCTTCAACGCGCTCACCGACTCACGAATTGCCGCCGAGAACTACCCGTTCTGCACGATCGAGCCGAACTCGGGCGTGGTGCCCGTGCCGGACCCGCGCCTGGCCGCGCTCGACGCCCTGGTGCACTCCGCGCGCGTGGTACCCGCGACGGTCGAGTTCGTGGACATCGCGGGCCTGGTGCGCGGCGCGGCGCAGGGCGAGGGCCTGGGCAACAAGTTCCTCGCGCACATCCGCGAGACCCACGCCGTGCTGCACGTGGTGCGCTGCTTCGACGACAGCGAGGTCGTGCACGTGGATGGCGCGCCGAACCCGCTGCGCGACGTGGAGACGATCGAGACCGAGCTCGCGCTCGCCGACCTCGAGACCGCCGAGCGGCGCGCCGAGCGCGCGCGCAAGGTGGGCAAGTCCGGCGACAAGGAGGCGCAGGCCGAGGCCGCCTTCTTCGGGGCGCTGGTCGAGCACCTCTCGGCCGGAAAGCCCGCGCGCACGGTGAGCGTACCCGAGTCAATCGCCAAGGCCTTCCGCGAGACGAACCTCTTGACCGCCAAGCCGGTGCTGTACGTGGCCAACGTGGACGAGGCAGGGCTCGCGGACGGCAACGAGTACTCGCGCGCGCTCGAGTCACTGGCTGAGCGCTCGGGCGGCGGCACGGTGCGCATCTGCGCCAAGGTCGAGGCGGAGCTGCTCGAGCTCGACCCCGAGGAGCGACGCGTGTTCCTGGCCGACCTGGGCGTCGACGCCGCCGGGCTGGAGCGGCTGATCCGCGCGACCTACCAGCTGCTCGACCTGGTGAGCTACTTCACCGCCGGCCCCAAGGAGGTGCGCGCCTGGACGATCCGGCGCGGCACCAAGGCGCCGCAGGCCGCAGCCGAGATCCACACCGACTTCGAGCGCGGCTTCGTGCGCGCCGAGGTGATCTCCTACGGGGACTACGTGGCCTGCAAAGGCGAGCAGGGCGCCAAGGAGAAGGGCCTCATGCGCGTCGAGGGCAAGGACTACGTCGTGCAGGACGGCGACGTGGTCTTCTTCCGCATCGCGACCTGA
- a CDS encoding MFS transporter, with the protein MTFWTAFAEQLPTLALVSLGASETLIGVQSGMRLGLAGIQLPALRLISWFPKRQILIAGNLLALAASLPLVFFGALASLEHDTALTIVFAALAFTALGLDLGDLVWFPLLRAYVEPDRIGRFFGTIRTSWHAAVIVFLVGGQLWLARHENGFALLFAIAWLLGLLRLTLVWRLPERSELGGERLRARDALALVRDDPRLRRYTLGICCHYGVRSAALPFALVMLRRALGFSNSDAIETTIAIYVGGIVSLYVWGAVIDRFGPLVGFRTAALGMGALYLGLAFIEPMGAATSLFAIGFFFSHALLAAGFAVADTRLLFELAPPEAPSKVLVVTAVIEGVVCGIAPAIAGSVLDPLLAHAPQPLPVYHGFFAVMALGMSLSFLPMRVFRRA; encoded by the coding sequence ATGACGTTCTGGACCGCGTTCGCGGAGCAGCTGCCCACGCTCGCGCTCGTGTCTCTGGGCGCGAGTGAGACGCTGATCGGCGTGCAGAGCGGCATGCGCCTCGGGCTGGCGGGGATCCAGCTGCCGGCGCTGCGGCTGATCTCGTGGTTCCCGAAGCGGCAGATCCTGATCGCCGGCAACCTGCTCGCGCTCGCGGCCAGCTTGCCGCTGGTGTTCTTCGGGGCGCTTGCGAGCCTGGAGCACGACACCGCGCTCACGATCGTGTTCGCCGCGCTGGCCTTCACGGCGCTCGGGCTCGACCTGGGCGACCTGGTGTGGTTCCCGCTCTTGCGCGCCTACGTGGAGCCCGACCGGATCGGCCGCTTCTTCGGCACGATCCGCACCAGCTGGCACGCGGCCGTGATCGTGTTTCTCGTCGGGGGCCAGCTCTGGCTCGCGCGGCACGAGAACGGCTTCGCGCTCCTGTTCGCGATCGCCTGGCTGCTAGGTCTCCTGCGGCTCACGCTGGTGTGGCGGCTGCCGGAGCGCAGTGAGCTCGGCGGCGAGCGGCTGCGCGCGCGCGACGCGCTGGCGCTGGTGCGCGACGACCCGCGCCTGCGCCGCTACACGCTGGGCATCTGCTGTCACTACGGGGTGCGCTCCGCCGCGCTGCCGTTCGCGCTGGTCATGCTGCGGCGCGCGCTCGGCTTCTCGAACTCCGACGCGATCGAGACCACGATCGCGATCTACGTGGGCGGCATCGTGTCACTCTACGTCTGGGGCGCGGTGATCGATCGCTTCGGCCCGCTGGTCGGCTTCCGCACCGCCGCGCTCGGCATGGGCGCGCTGTATCTCGGCCTCGCGTTCATCGAGCCCATGGGCGCGGCGACCTCGCTGTTCGCGATCGGCTTCTTCTTCAGCCACGCGCTGCTGGCTGCGGGCTTTGCGGTGGCCGACACGCGGCTCTTGTTCGAGCTCGCGCCGCCCGAGGCGCCCTCGAAGGTCCTGGTCGTGACGGCCGTGATCGAGGGCGTGGTCTGCGGCATCGCGCCCGCGATCGCCGGCTCCGTGCTCGACCCGTTGCTGGCGCACGCGCCCCAGCCGCTGCCGGTCTATCACGGCTTCTTCGCCGTCATGGCGCTCGGCATGAGTCTCTCGTTCCTGCCCATGCGCGTGTTCCGGCGCGCGTGA